GGGCTCGACAGGGGAGTTCAGGGAGGCATTCAGCAAAACCCGTTCGCAGTTGCGTGAGGGTCTGATAAGCCATCAGGCTTCGGCACACGGGACCGTCATTGCAGGGGCAGTACAGTCCGCCGCCACGAGCGAGGTTGTGGTTGTGATGTTTGTCGATCAGGTGCTGACCGATGCCGACAACCCGACCCCGAAGCTTGATCGCGGACGCGTCGTCATGGTCATGGATAAGGTGGACGGCCGCTGGTTGGCCAGTAAGGTACGGCTACTATGACGCTTTCGAGGCAGCCGATAACGACTCGAGGTCGGCGCGAATGGCTACCGATGACGGCGTGTAGATTATTCGTTGGAGCCACTGTTGTGGGAGCAAGTGTTGCTACGGCAACGGCGTTGTCTACTGGTACGTCAATGGCGGATTCCATCAACTGGGACGCGATCGCGCAGTGCGAATCCAACGACAATTGGGCCGCCGACACTGGTAACGGTCGATACGGAGGCTTGCAGATGAGCCTGGACGATTGGCGATCCTATGGTGGTGTCGGGCCGTCACCGGCGACTGCCAGCCGTCAGGATCAGATCGATGTGGCGAATAGGATTGCTGCCAAGCAAGGAATCAGCGCATGGGGGAAGTGCTCGTCCTGCAGTCATGAGGCAGCTCCCACAGGCTCATTGACCAATATCGTGGGGGTGATCAATGGAAAGAGCAGTTGCAAGACTGGCTAACCCGGATCGTTCACCGGTAAGGGGGTGTCGCCATGTGTGGATACACGGAAGCGCTTGTCCATTAAGGCATTCTTGGACCTGCTGCGGTTCAAGTTCTATTGTCTGGTAGACGCTCCGCAGTTGAAGCGTACTTCGTGGACGGCTGGGTTGTCAGTGATCCGGAACAACATCCTGGCATCTTACGCAACCAGATTCCCAAAAGCCCGCTGCAACAGCGTGTCCCGGCAACTGACCGCCGATGACCGAACGAAATATCAAAACCCTACTAGAAAGGCGTTCACCCCCACCTCACCGATCGGTGAGCCGCCCAGCACCTCGCACGCCGCCCGATACAGGTACTCCGCCAACGCTTCTTGATCCACAACCCGTCCATTCCGACACCGACAAAGTCGGACGAAACAAGATCATGACCTAGGCCGAAACATCAAGCGTCTCTTGAGAACAGACCCGTCAAAGATCTATTGAGCCCAAACACCGACCCGCCGCTGGCAGGCGCAAAGTCGTAGTGCCGTAACGCGCGGCGGCACCTGGTCGTGGAGCTGCGGTAAGCGCGCTCACGTCAGAGGTCTCAGGTGTTTCTGAGTTGGGCTGGCGAGACCGTCGGCAGGTGTAATCTGCGCAACGTTCGGCAAGTAAGTCCACTATGGGAGGGAGTCCTGCGAAGGTGACTGAGTTTAACGGCAAGATCGAGCTGGACATTCGTGATTCGGAACCGGATTGGGGTCCCTATGCTGCGCCGACGGCGCCGGAGAACGCACCGAACATCCTGTACGTGGTCTGGGACGACACCGGCATCGCGACGTGGGACTGCTTCGGCGGCCTGGTTGAAATGCCGGCCATGTCGCGCATCGCC
The sequence above is drawn from the Mycobacterium riyadhense genome and encodes:
- a CDS encoding transglycosylase family protein; amino-acid sequence: MADSINWDAIAQCESNDNWAADTGNGRYGGLQMSLDDWRSYGGVGPSPATASRQDQIDVANRIAAKQGISAWGKCSSCSHEAAPTGSLTNIVGVINGKSSCKTG